The sequence below is a genomic window from Methylotuvimicrobium sp. KM2.
GAAACAAATCGTTTTCCATCACTTTCAAACCGATCTTTCCGCTAGCGGCGTAGAGGTTATGACTGGTTTGGTTAAGTTCGTCGAGGATTTCATTGACTTTTTCGGCATTGACTCCCTCGCTGCCGGCCAGTTGATTCAACACCTTGATATGGCGCTCAAGTTCTTTAAGAATTTCCGACTTGAGATCGTTACGACTAAAAATAGTCAGAATATCGAGCAAGGTATTGATTGCCGCCCGCCTATCAGCCATGGTGCTCCCTTCTAAAAAATGTCCCAGTTGTTTAAAAAGCAACTCGAGCCGTATTAAAATTCGGATTCGCTCATTGAGTGGAAATTCGTAGACTATAGGGGAATTCACTGATTAAAAATCCTGCCGTACGCTTAAGTAAAGATACAAATTGTGCAGTTTTTTAACTTGTTCTGCAAGCATGGAATCGGACGTGGCATTGTCGATAAGATCGTTGGCCAGAGCTATTCGCTGTTCGCGTGTGGCTTGAGAAGCAATAATCGCTCGAACAATTTTTTCGTCGAGACAATCTCTTTTTGTTACGCGCTCAATTTGGGTTTCAACGGGGCAGTCGACCACCAAAACTCTGTCGACTAAATTGACCATATCGCTTTCAACCAACAAGGGAATGCAAATGATGCAGTAAGATGCATCAAGCGATGCCACACGCTTCAATATGCTTTGCCGTACCTTTGGATGCACAATCGCTTCCAGCTTACGTTTTTGTTCGGTATCGGCAAAAACCAATTCACGCATCGCGCCTCTATCGAGGTTGCCGTCGGCCGCAATCGCCCATTCGCCGAACGCGTGACGAATTTGTTCCAAAGCCTGACTACCTGGTGCGACGACTTCGCGGGCAATATCGTCGGCATCGATTACCGGAACATTCTGTTTGGCGAATAAATCCGCGACGGTGGTTTTACCGGAACCGATACCGCCGGTCAGACCGATTTTCAACATGGCTTTATAGTCCGGCAAAATTGAGATAAGCCTGATTGATTTTATCGCCCCATAATAAAGCGATCCACCCGGCCGCGGCCAAGTAAGGACCGAATGGAATTGGAATATTCTTGTCGCGCTTCACCAAAATAACCATCGCGATGCCGGTAACGGCGCCGACCAAGGATGACAGCAAAATGATCGGCAAAATATACTGCCAACCCAACCAAGCCCCAAACATTGCCAACAGCTTGAAGTCGCCGTATCCCATGCCCTCTTTGCCGGTCAACAGCTTGAAACCATGATAAACCGTCCAAAGTGATAAATAACCGGCTATAGCACCGATAATCGAAGAATGAGTATCGATGAAGATATCGAAAAGACTTAAAAACAAACCCAACCAAAGTAGAGGTAATGTAATCGAATCCGGCAAAAGTTGATGGTCAATATCGATTGCACT
It includes:
- the coaE gene encoding dephospho-CoA kinase (Dephospho-CoA kinase (CoaE) performs the final step in coenzyme A biosynthesis.), coding for MLKIGLTGGIGSGKTTVADLFAKQNVPVIDADDIAREVVAPGSQALEQIRHAFGEWAIAADGNLDRGAMRELVFADTEQKRKLEAIVHPKVRQSILKRVASLDASYCIICIPLLVESDMVNLVDRVLVVDCPVETQIERVTKRDCLDEKIVRAIIASQATREQRIALANDLIDNATSDSMLAEQVKKLHNLYLYLSVRQDF